A portion of the Perognathus longimembris pacificus isolate PPM17 chromosome 20, ASM2315922v1, whole genome shotgun sequence genome contains these proteins:
- the Polg gene encoding DNA polymerase subunit gamma-1, which translates to MRRLLWKPAAGVSGGPGPAPAARRRASSSGPGPGPSEGQRPPPAPSSGPAGQERRNPLHIQMLSRGLREQIFGPGEEPVDPAAVRRGVEHLRRHGLWGQPAAALPDVELRLPRLYGGDLDQHFRLLAQKQSLPYLEAASCLLQAQPPPRPANWAWAQGWTRYGPEGEAEPVAIPEERALVFDVEVCLAEGTCPTLAVAISPSAWYSWCSRRLVEERYSWTSQLSPADLIPLEAPAGASGSPRRDWQGQLVVGHNVCFDRAHIREQYLIQGSQLRFLDTMSMHMAISGLSSFQRSLWMAAKQGRHKAQQLVQRGRKAQNKANGPVISSWDWMDLSSANNLADVHSLYVGGPALEKEPRELFVKGSMKDIRQNFQDLMEYCARDVWATHEVFQQQLPLFLERCPHPVTLAGMLEMSVSYLPVNQNWERYLAEAQSTYEELQREMKKSLMGLADDACQLLSGDRYREDPWLWDLEWDLQEFRQKKIKKVKKEPASASKLPVEAAGAPGAPLDQEDPGPPSEEEEAQRDVAVRACLQQLKETAQLLPKRTQHLPGHPGWYRKLCPRLDDPAWAPGPSLLSLQMRVTPKLMALTWDGFPLHYSEHHGWGYLVPGRRDNLASVPAGTSLEPAGVACPYKAIESLYRKHCVAQGKPRVEPGEVGLAQDPPPLDSSAVWHTMEELVCLDVEAEASLENSGASEPGQPPALPAAGGPKASQPSFYHGNGPYNDVDIPGCWFFKLPHKDGNSYNVGSPFAKDFLPKMEDGTLQAGPGRASGPRALEINKMISFWRNAHKRISSQMVVWLPRSALPRAVTRHPGYDEEGRYGAILPQLVTAGTITRRAVEPTWLTASNAQHDRVGSELKAMVQAPPGYVLVGADVDSQELWIAAVLGDAHFAGMHGCTAFGWMTLQGRKSMGTDLHSKTAATVGISREHAKVFNYGRIYGAGQPFAERLLMQFNHRLTRQEAAEKAQRMYAITKGLRRYRLSDEGEWLVRQLDLSVDRTEDGWISLQDLRKIQREALRKSRRKKWEVVTQRAWMGGTESEMFNKLESIATSDTPQTPVLGCRISRALEPSAVGGEFMTSRVNWVVQSSAVDYLHLMLVAMKWLFEEFAIDGRFCISIHDEVRYLVREDDRYRAALALQITNLLTRCMFSYKLGLKDLPQSVAFFSAVDIDQCLRKEVTMDCKTPSNPTGMERRYGVPQGEALDIYQILELTKGSLEKQTQPGP; encoded by the exons GCGTGGAGCACCTGCGGCGGCACGGGCTCTGGGGGCAGCCCGCCGCGGCCCTGCCCGACGTGGAGCTGCGCCTGCCGCGGCTCTACGGGGGCGACCTGGACCAGCACTTCCGCCTCCTGGCCCAGAAGCAGAGCCTGCCCTACCTGGAGGCGGCCAGCTGCTTATTGCAGGCCCAGCCGCCCCCCCGGCCCGCGAACTGGGCCTGGGCGCAGGGCTGGACCCGGTACGGCCCCGAGGGGGAGGCCGAACCCGTGGCCATCCCCGAGGAGCGGGCCCTGGTGTTCGACGTGGAGGTCTGCTTGGCAGAGGGAACCTGCCCCACGTTGGCGGTGGCCATATCCCCCTCGGCCTG GTATTCCTGGTGCAGCCGGCGGCTGGTGGAAGAGCGCTACTCCTGGACCAGCCAGCTGTCGCCGGCTGACCTCATCCCGCTGGAGGCCCCTGCCGGTGCCAGCGGCTCCCCTCGCAGGGACTGGCAGGGGCAGTTAGTGGTGGGGCACAACGTGTGCTTTGACCGAGCCCACATCAGGGAGCAGTACCTGATCCAG ggctcgcAACTGCGCTTCCTGGACACCATGAGCATGCACATGGCCATCTCAGGGCTCAGCAGCTTCCAGCGCAGCCTGTGGATGGCAGCCAAGCAGGGCAGACACAAAGCTCAGCAGCTCGTGCAGCGAGGCCGGAAGGCCCAGAACAAAGCCAACGGCCCAGTG ATTTCCTCTTGGGACTGGATGGACCTGAGCAGTGCCAACAATCTGGCCGACGTGCACAGCCTGTATGTGGGGGGGCCGGCCCTGGAGAAGGAGCCCCGGGAGCTGTTTGTGAAAGGCAGCATGAAGGACATCCGGCAGAACTTCCAG GACCTGATGGAGTACTGTGCCCGGGACGTGTGGGCCACCCACGAGGTGTTCCAGCAGCAGCTGCCACTCTTCTTGGAGAG GTGCCCCCATCCAGTGACCCTGGCCGGCAtgctggagatgagtgtctcctACCTGCCTGTCAATCAGAACTGGGAGCGGTACCTGGCAGAGGCCCAGAGCACCTACGAGGAGCTGCAGCGGGAGATGAAGAAGTCCCTCATGGGCCTGGCGGATGACGCCTGCCAGCTGCTCTCAGGAGACAG GTATAGAGAAGACCCCTGGCTCTGGGACCTGGAGTGGGACCTGCAAGAGTTTAGGCAGAAGAAGATAAAGAAGGTGAAGAAGGAGCCAGCCTCGGCCAGCAAGTTGCCCGTGGAGGCGGCTGGGGCCCCCGGGGCTCCCCTGGATCAGgaag ACCCCGGTCCCcccagtgaggaggaggaggcacagCGAGACGTCGCTGTCCGTGCCTGTTTGCAGCAGCTGAAAGAGACTGCCCAGCTCCTCCCCAAGCGGACCCAGCACCTTCCTGGCCACCCTGG GTGGTACCGCAAGCTCTGCCCCCGGCTGGATGACCCTGCGTGGGCCCCCGGCCCCAGCCTCCTCAGCCTGCAGATGCGGGTCACCCCGAAGCTCATGGCGCTGACCTGGGACGGCTTCCCATTGCACTACTCAGAGCATCACGGCTGGGGCTACCTCGTGCCTGGGCGGCGGGACAACCTGGCCAGTGTGCCAGCGGGCACCAGCCTGGAGCCAGCCGGTGTGGCGTGCCCCTACAA GGCCATTGAGTCCCTGTACAGGAAGCACTGTGTGGCGCAGGGGAAGCCACGAGTGGAGCCCGGGGAAGTTGGCCTAGCCCAGGACCCCCCGCCTCTCGACAGCAGTGCCGTGTGGCACACG atgGAAGAGCTGGTCTGCCTGGATGTGGAGGCTGAGGCCAGTTTGGAGAACTCAGGCGCTTCGGAGCCAGGGCAGCCCCCAGCTCTG CCTGCTGCTGGTGGCCCCAAAGCCAGCCAACCCTCTTTCTACCATGGCAACGGCCCGTACAATGACGTGGACATCCCCGGCTGTTGGTTTTTCAAGCTGCCTCACAAG GATGGTAACAGCTACAATGTGGGCAGCCCCTTTGCCAAAGACTTCCTGCCCAAGATGGAGGACGGCACCCTGCAGGCTGGCCCAGGTAGGGCCAGTGGGCCCCGAGCCCTGGAGATCAACAAAATGATCTCTTTCTGGAGGAACGCCCATAAACGGATCAG CTCCCAGATGGTGGTGTGGCTGCCCAGGTCGGCTCTGCCCCGGGCTGTGACCAG GCACCCGGGCTATGACGAGGAAGGCCGCTATGGGGCCATCCTGCCCCAGCTGGTGACCGCTGGCACCATCACCCGCCGGGCTGTGGAGCCCACGTGGCTCACTGCCAGCAATGCCCAG CACGACCGAGTGGGCAGCGAGTTGAAAGCCATGGTGCAGGCCCCGCCGGGCTACGTCCTTGTGGGTGCCGATGTGGACTCACAGGAACTGTGGATTGCGGCAGTCCTTGGAGACGCCCACTTTGCCGGCATGCATG gcTGCACAGCCTTTGGGTGGATGACCCTGCAGGGCAGGAAGAGCATGGGCACTGATCTGCACAGCAAGACGGCCGCCACAGTGGGCATCAGCCGCGAACATGCCAAAGTCTTCAACTACGGCCGCATCTACGGGGCTGGGCAGCCTTTTGCCGAGCGCCTGCTGATGCAGTTCAACCACCGGCTCACAAGACAGGAGGCGGCTGAGAAGGCCCAGCGGATGTATGCCATCACCAAGGGCCTCCGCCG GTACCGCCTGTCAGATGAGGGTGAGTGGCTGGTCAGACAGCTAGACCTTTCCGTGGACAGGACAGAGGATGGCTGGATTTCCCTGCAAGATCTGCGCAAGATCCAGAGAGAAGCTTTACGGAA GTCACGCCGGAAGAAGTGGGAGGTGGTCACCCAGCGGGCGTGGATGGGGGGCACAGAGTCAGAAATGTTCAACAAGCTGGAGAGCATTGCTACATCTGATACCCCACAAACCCCGGTACTGGGCTGCCGCATCAGCCGGGCGCTGGAGCCCTCGGCTGTCGGGGGAGAG TTCATGACCAGCCGCGTAAACTGGGTGGTGCAGAGCTCCGCCGTGGACTACCTGCACCTCATGCTGGTGGCCATGAAGTGGCTGTTTGAGGAGTTCGCAATTGATGGGCGCTTCTGCATCAGCATCCACGATGAGGTCCGCTACCTGGTGCGGGAGGACGACCGCTACCGCGCCGCCCTGGCCCTGCAGATCACCAACCTCCTGACCAG GTGTATGTTTTCCTACAAGCTGGGTCTGAAGGACTTACCCCAGTCAGTGGCCTTCTTCAGTGCGGTGGACATCGACCAGTGCCTCAGGAAGGAAGTGACCATGGACTGCAAAACCCCCTCCAACCCAACGGGGATGGAGAGGAGATACGGGGTTCCCCAGG GTGAAGCGCTGGACATTTACCAGATCCTTGAACTCACCAAAGGCTCCTTGGAAAAACAAACCCAGCCAGGACCCTAG